A stretch of DNA from Pseudomonas sp. HN11:
GTGGGGTGGGTCTCTGCTTGCTGTTGCTTGGGGGGGAGCGCTATGCCAACTAGGAAACGACTAGGCTATTGTGCGTGCTCTAAATAATTCGAACAGCGAAATTGGACTTTCTCATGAATAAAGTGCTGATCGTGGATGATCATCCCGTCATTCGTCTTGCTGTGCGTATGCTAATGGAGCGTCATGGTTATGAGGTCGTTGCCGAGACCGATAACGGTGTCGATGCGTTGCAACTTGCACGGGAGCATATGCCGGACATTGTCATATTGGATATTGGGATTCCCAAGCTTGATGGCCTGGAAGTTATCTGCCGGCTGTCTTCGACCAAACAACCCGCACCGTTCAAGGTGCTGGTGCTTACGTCACAGGCCCCTGGCCATTTTTCCATGCGCTGCATGCAAGCGGGGGCTGCCGGCTACGTATGCAAGCAACAGGACCTCACCGAGTTGCTGAGTGCGATCAAGGCGGTGTTGTCAGGCTACAGCTACTTCCCCAACCAGGCGCTCAATTCGGTACGCTCCACCATGGGGAATGCCAGTGAGGCGGATATGGTCGAGCGTCTTTCGGGGCGGGAAATGATGGTACTGCAGCAATTGGCTCGAGGCAGGACCAACAAGGAGATTGCCGACGGCATGTTTCTCAGCAACAAGACCGTCAGTACCTACAAGACGCGTTTGCTGCTCAAGCTCAACGCCCGCTCCCTCGTAGACCTGATCGAACTGGCCCAACGTAACGGCTTGGTATAAGAAGAGGGTTCACCACTACGCATTGCTTGGGTAACCGGCAGAAAAAAGCCTCCGTGAGGGAGGCTTCCGGCCATCGACTGCTTGATCAGAGGTCAAAGTCGTAATCGGCCAGTTGTTTTTGCAAGCGTCGTTCTTCCAGAAGATTGTCGATTGTGCGGCGTTTACTCAAATTGGTCTTGGCAACCTCAGCCACGGGGGCCTCTGCCTCATCCTCATCCGACTCAACGAGGTCGTCTTCCACTTCCAGTTGTTCTTTGCCAGCGCTCATAAGGTTCACTCCGGACTAAGACTGCCGTTGGCGCCCCTTATAACGATAATCCATGGTCCGGTAAAAAAGATTTTTTCAATCGATTGATCGAGAAGACCAATGATCCCTCAATCGTCGGACGTCTTGTCCTTGTATTCGCAAAGGTCTTCGATACGACAGCTACCGCAGCGTGGCTTTCGGGCCTGGCAAACGTAGCGCCCATGAAGGATCAGCCAATGGTGGGAGTCCAGCAGATAAGGCTTGGGGACAAACTTCATCAGCTGCTTTTCCACCTCCACCACGTTCTTTCCACGGGCAATGCCGGTGCGGTTGCTGACGCGGAAGATATGGGTGTCCACGGCCATGGTCAGTTGTCGGAACGCAGTGTTGAGCACCACGTTGGCGGTTTTACGGCCGACACCCGGCAGGGCTTCTAGGGCTTCGCGGGTTTGTGGCACTTCGCCATCATGCAGTTCAAGCAGTCGGCGGCAGGTCTCTATAACGTTCTTGGCCTTGCTGTTGTACAGGCCGATGGTCTTGATGTATTCCGATAACCCATCCACACCCAGGGCATAAATCGCCTCCGGTGTGTTGGCCACGGGATACAGCTTGGCCGTGGCCTTATTGACGCCAACGTCCGTGGATTGGGCCGACAGGATGACCGCAATCAGCAATTCGAACGGCGTGGTGTAAGCCAGCTCGGTCTTGGGCTCAGGATTGTCTTCGTGGAGCCTGCGGAAAATTTCCAGGCGTTTTGCGGCGTTCATCGGACGGGGAGTTCCTAGCAGTCGGTCGGCGGAATTGTAGCAATACGCACAGCGGTTTTTTTGCACATCAGACGTTGCCGTGGGCATCCACCTGGCGCTGCGCCTCGTCGACATTGTGTTGTGCCTCGGCCAGTTGCTGCGGGTCGGCATTCGAGTCCTGGGCTTTTTTCAATGCCGCGCGGCGCATCGCCAGCTGGATTTTGGCGCGTTTGAGGTCGGCAGTATTACTGGTCGCAGCAATTGTCCTCGGCGTGCTGTCCAGTTCCAGCGTCGCCAGCGCCTGTTCTGCTGCTTCGAACTGCTGCTGCAGGACGATCAACTGCGACTGCTGTTCAAAGGTGGGCGGGTGACCGAACGCCTTCAAGGATTTATGCAGTTGAGCGCGACTCATTGCAACGGTGATTTTGGCTTTCTTGATCACTGCATCCTGCGCGGTGCTGGCCAACACAGGTAAAACCGGCACTGAACGTTTGGCCCGAGCCAGACGCTCGGCCTGTTTCTGTGCCTCCTCCCGTTGCAACCGTGCATTACGTTGTTCAAAACGCCGTCTTGCGCGGTCGCGCTTGAGACCGCGTTCATGGCGTTGCTGATCATTGGGGGCCAAGCCACCCACAATCGGCAATACAGTGGCCGTTGGGCGCATTTCAATGCAGTCTACGGGGCAGGGCGCGACGCAGAGGTCACAGCCGGTGCACTCGTCGATGATCACTGTGTGCATCAACTTGGCTGCGCCGACAATGGCGTCCACCGGGCAGGCCTGTATGCACTTGGTGCAGCCGATGCACTCTGCCTCGCGGATATAAGCGATCTGGGCTGGAGCTTCCCCGCGGCTGATATCCAGTTCCACGACCGGCACGTGCAGCAATTGTGCAAGACCGGCGATGGTTTCCTGGCCACCGGGCGGGCACTTGTTGATCGCTTCGCCTTGAGCTATGCCCTCGGCGTACGGTTTGCAGCCGGGATGCCCGCATTTGCCGCATTGCGTCTGGGGCAGTAGCGCGTCGATACGTTGAATCAGGTTCATGCTGGGATCATGGGCATGCCGGTTAAGCAAGCTTGGGTTAATGGGGGGTTGGGCTTTCTTGTGGGAAGGGAGCTTGCCCCGCGCTGGGCTGCGAAGCAGTCCTAAAACAAGGTACCCGGTCCTATCTGTAAAGACCGCAGTGGCAATGATGGGGCCGCTTCGCGACCCAGCGCGGGGCAAGCCCGCTCACCACAACCACACCCACAGTCCCTGCAGGCTTACTTGATGCGTTGACCCGGTTTGGCGCCGCTGTCAGGGCTTAACAGGTAAATCTCTTCGCCGCCAGGGCCGGCCGCCATCACCATGCCTTCGGAAATACCGAACTTCATTTTCCGTGGCTTGAGGTTGGCGATCATCATGGTCAGGCGACCATCGAGTTTGGACGGGTCCGGATAAGCGCTCTTGATCCCGGAGAACACGTTGCGTTGCTCGCCGCCGAGATCCAGGGTCAGGCGCAGCAGCTTGTCGGCACCCTCCACGGCTTCGGCCTTGACGATCAGCGCGACACGCAGGTCCACGGCTGCAAAGGCGTCGAACTCGATTTCCGGAGAGATTGGGTCCTTGGATAACTCGCCATTGCCAGCCGGTGCCGATTCGCCGGTGTCAGTCTGGCTGGCGACCAGGTCTTCTTTCGAAGCATCGGTCATGGCCTGGACTTTCAGCGGGTCTATACGCGTCATCAGCGGCTTGAACTCGTTCAGTTGATGGTTGCCGAGCAAGGTGGCGTGATCGTTCCAGGTCAGCGGCGCAACATTGAGGAATGCCTCGGCATCGGCGGCCAGCAGTGGCAGCACCGGCTTGAGGAATATCACCAGTTGGCGGAACAGGTTGACGCCCGTGGCGCAAATCGCCTGGACTTGCGCCTGCTTGCCTTCCTGCTTGTTCAGCGACCATGGCGCCTTGTCGGCGATCCAGGCGTTGGCACGGTCGGCCAGGCCCATGATCTCGCGCATGGCGCGGGCGAAGTCGCGGGCCTCATAGGCGTCAGCGATGCTTGGCGCAGCGGCCAGGAAGGCGTCGGTCAGTTCCGGCGCGGCGTTCTCGGCCACCAATACACCGGCGTTGCCCTTGTGGATGAACCCGGCGCAACGGCTGGCGATATTGACGACTTTGCCGACCAGGTCCGAGTTGACCTTCTGTACGAAGTCTTCCAGGTTCAGGTCCAGGTCATCGACGCCACGGCCCAGTTTGGAAGCGTAGTAGTAGCGCAGGTATTCCGGTGGCAGGTGGTCCAGGTAAGTGCGCGCCTTGATGAAGGTGCCACGGGACTTGGACATCTTCTGGCCGTTGACCGTCAGGTAGCCGTGCACCGCGATACCGGTTGGCTTGCGGTAACCCGAACCTTCCAGCATTGCCGGCCAGAACAGCGCATGGAAATTGACGATGTCCTTGCCGATGAAGTGGTACAGCTCGGCGGTGGAGTCCTTGCCCCAGAATGCGTCGAAGTCCAGCTCCGGCGTGCGGTCGCACAGGTTTTTGAAGCTGGCCATGTAGCCGATTGGCGCATCCAGCCACACGTAGAAATACTTGCCTGGCTCGCCCGGGATCTCGAAGCCGAAGTACGGCGCATCGCGGGAGATGTCCCACTGCTGCAGGCCGCTGTCGAGCCATTCGGAGAGTTTGTTGGCCACGGCGTCCTGCAGGGTGCCGCTGCGGGTCCAGGTTTGCAGCATTTGCTGAAAATCCGGGAGCTTGAAGAAAAAGTGCTGGGAGTCCTTGAGCACCGGGGTGGCGCCGGAGATCGCCGACTTGGGATCCTTCAAGTCAGTAGGGGCGTAGGTCGCGCCGCATTTCTCGCAGTTGTCGCCGTACTGGTCTTCAGTGCCGCATTTCGGGCAGGTGCCCTTGATGAAGCGGTCGGCCAGGAACATTTTCTTTTCCGGGTCGAAGTACTGGGTCACCGAACGCTGGTCGATGTGCCCGGCGTCCTTCAACCGCAGGTAGATCTGGCTCGAAAGCTCACGGTTTTCGTCGGAATGGGTCGAGTGGAAGTTGTCGAAATCCACCAGGAACTCGGCAAAGTCGGCGCTGTGTTCAGCCTGCACATTGGCGATCAGTTGTTCCGGGGTGATGCCTTCCTTTTCGGCACGCAACATGATGGCCGAGCCGTGGGCGTCGTCCGCGCAGACATAAATGCATTGATTGCCGCGATGCTTCTGGAAGCGCACCCACATATCGGTCTGGATGTACTCAAGCATATGGCCAAGATGGATGGAACCATTGGCATAGGGCAGGGCGCTGGTGACGAGGATCTTGCGTGGCTCGGACATGGGGCTCGGCTACTTGATGAAACGGAGGTCGGCCACTATAAAGCGCCAGGAGATATATTTCACCCCGTGGCGCTGTTTCAGAATCTTCCGAACCTGCGAAAGCACGCCGTAACG
This window harbors:
- a CDS encoding response regulator transcription factor — its product is MNKVLIVDDHPVIRLAVRMLMERHGYEVVAETDNGVDALQLAREHMPDIVILDIGIPKLDGLEVICRLSSTKQPAPFKVLVLTSQAPGHFSMRCMQAGAAGYVCKQQDLTELLSAIKAVLSGYSYFPNQALNSVRSTMGNASEADMVERLSGREMMVLQQLARGRTNKEIADGMFLSNKTVSTYKTRLLLKLNARSLVDLIELAQRNGLV
- a CDS encoding PA3496 family putative envelope integrity protein, coding for MSAGKEQLEVEDDLVESDEDEAEAPVAEVAKTNLSKRRTIDNLLEERRLQKQLADYDFDL
- the nth gene encoding endonuclease III; this encodes MNAAKRLEIFRRLHEDNPEPKTELAYTTPFELLIAVILSAQSTDVGVNKATAKLYPVANTPEAIYALGVDGLSEYIKTIGLYNSKAKNVIETCRRLLELHDGEVPQTREALEALPGVGRKTANVVLNTAFRQLTMAVDTHIFRVSNRTGIARGKNVVEVEKQLMKFVPKPYLLDSHHWLILHGRYVCQARKPRCGSCRIEDLCEYKDKTSDD
- the rsxB gene encoding electron transport complex subunit RsxB, whose amino-acid sequence is MLNRHAHDPSMNLIQRIDALLPQTQCGKCGHPGCKPYAEGIAQGEAINKCPPGGQETIAGLAQLLHVPVVELDISRGEAPAQIAYIREAECIGCTKCIQACPVDAIVGAAKLMHTVIIDECTGCDLCVAPCPVDCIEMRPTATVLPIVGGLAPNDQQRHERGLKRDRARRRFEQRNARLQREEAQKQAERLARAKRSVPVLPVLASTAQDAVIKKAKITVAMSRAQLHKSLKAFGHPPTFEQQSQLIVLQQQFEAAEQALATLELDSTPRTIAATSNTADLKRAKIQLAMRRAALKKAQDSNADPQQLAEAQHNVDEAQRQVDAHGNV
- the metG gene encoding methionine--tRNA ligase — translated: MSEPRKILVTSALPYANGSIHLGHMLEYIQTDMWVRFQKHRGNQCIYVCADDAHGSAIMLRAEKEGITPEQLIANVQAEHSADFAEFLVDFDNFHSTHSDENRELSSQIYLRLKDAGHIDQRSVTQYFDPEKKMFLADRFIKGTCPKCGTEDQYGDNCEKCGATYAPTDLKDPKSAISGATPVLKDSQHFFFKLPDFQQMLQTWTRSGTLQDAVANKLSEWLDSGLQQWDISRDAPYFGFEIPGEPGKYFYVWLDAPIGYMASFKNLCDRTPELDFDAFWGKDSTAELYHFIGKDIVNFHALFWPAMLEGSGYRKPTGIAVHGYLTVNGQKMSKSRGTFIKARTYLDHLPPEYLRYYYASKLGRGVDDLDLNLEDFVQKVNSDLVGKVVNIASRCAGFIHKGNAGVLVAENAAPELTDAFLAAAPSIADAYEARDFARAMREIMGLADRANAWIADKAPWSLNKQEGKQAQVQAICATGVNLFRQLVIFLKPVLPLLAADAEAFLNVAPLTWNDHATLLGNHQLNEFKPLMTRIDPLKVQAMTDASKEDLVASQTDTGESAPAGNGELSKDPISPEIEFDAFAAVDLRVALIVKAEAVEGADKLLRLTLDLGGEQRNVFSGIKSAYPDPSKLDGRLTMMIANLKPRKMKFGISEGMVMAAGPGGEEIYLLSPDSGAKPGQRIK